Proteins from a single region of Halorubrum sp. 2020YC2:
- a CDS encoding transcription initiation factor IIB encodes MERPSRQRQQEQDTEQETDESTVSCPECDSENIVTDADQELVCEDCGLVLDERNIDRGPEWRAFNHNERQSKSRVGAPITETMHDKGLTTTIDWKDKDAYGRSLSSEKRSQMHRLRKWQERIRTKDAGERNLQFALSEIDRMASALGVPRSVREVASVIYRRALNEDLIRGRSIEGVSTAALYAACRQEGIPRSLDEVADVSRVPQKEIGRTYRYISQELGLELKPVDPKQFVPRFASSLQLSEEVQSKATEIIDVSAEQGLLSGKSPTGFAAAAIYAASLLCNEKKTQREVADVAQVTEVTIRNRYQEQIEAMGFR; translated from the coding sequence ATGGAACGTCCGAGTCGCCAGCGGCAACAGGAGCAAGACACGGAGCAGGAAACGGACGAATCGACGGTCTCCTGTCCGGAGTGTGACTCGGAGAATATCGTTACCGACGCCGACCAGGAGCTGGTCTGCGAGGACTGCGGGCTCGTCTTAGACGAGCGGAACATCGACCGCGGCCCGGAGTGGCGCGCGTTCAACCACAACGAGCGGCAGTCGAAGTCGCGCGTCGGCGCCCCGATCACGGAGACGATGCACGACAAGGGGCTGACGACGACGATCGACTGGAAGGACAAGGACGCCTACGGGCGGTCGCTCTCCTCCGAGAAGCGGTCGCAGATGCACCGCCTGCGCAAGTGGCAGGAGCGGATTCGGACCAAGGATGCGGGCGAGCGCAACCTCCAGTTCGCGCTCTCGGAGATCGACCGGATGGCCTCGGCGCTCGGCGTCCCGCGGTCGGTACGCGAGGTCGCCTCGGTCATCTACCGACGCGCGCTCAACGAGGACTTGATTCGGGGTCGCTCCATCGAGGGCGTCTCCACCGCCGCGCTGTACGCCGCCTGCCGGCAGGAGGGGATCCCCCGGAGCCTCGACGAGGTCGCGGACGTCTCCCGAGTGCCGCAAAAGGAGATCGGGCGGACGTATCGGTACATCTCACAGGAGCTGGGGCTCGAGCTGAAGCCGGTCGACCCCAAGCAGTTCGTCCCGCGGTTCGCGTCCTCGCTCCAGCTCTCGGAGGAGGTCCAGTCGAAGGCGACCGAGATCATCGATGTCTCCGCCGAGCAGGGCCTCCTCTCCGGGAAGTCGCCCACGGGCTTCGCGGCCGCCGCCATCTACGCGGCCTCGCTGCTCTGTAACGAGAAGAAGACCCAACGCGAGGTCGCGGACGTCGCGCAGGTGACCGAGGTCACCATCCGCAACCGGTACCAAGAGCAGATCGAAGCGATGGGCTTCCGGTAG
- a CDS encoding universal stress protein, translated as MYSEILVPTDGSPASDAAIEHAIDLADRYDARLHALYVVDGGAYSSIEAGAEVVVDALESEGEEATGRVADAAAEAGVECVATVTSGTAYRSIRDYVDENGIDAVVMGTHGRKGLDRYLLGSVTERVVRTSEVPVLTVRQPADE; from the coding sequence ATGTACTCAGAGATCCTCGTTCCGACCGACGGCAGCCCGGCGTCGGACGCCGCGATCGAACACGCGATCGACCTCGCGGACCGGTACGACGCCCGCCTCCACGCGCTGTACGTCGTCGACGGCGGAGCGTACTCCAGCATCGAGGCCGGCGCGGAGGTCGTCGTCGACGCGCTCGAGTCCGAGGGCGAAGAGGCGACGGGGCGCGTGGCGGACGCCGCCGCCGAGGCCGGGGTGGAGTGCGTCGCCACCGTCACGTCCGGGACCGCGTACCGGTCGATCCGCGACTACGTCGACGAGAACGGCATCGACGCCGTCGTGATGGGGACCCACGGCCGGAAGGGGCTCGACCGCTACCTGCTGGGGAGCGTCACCGAGCGCGTCGTCCGCACCTCTGAGGTCCCGGTGTTGACCGTCCGACAGCCGGCGGATGAGTAG